The following DNA comes from Occultella kanbiaonis.
GGCGTGCTCGTAGCGGACCTCGATGGTGCCCACGGCGCCGTCCGGGATGCTGAACGCCTGCCGCCAGCCCGCATCGACGGACCGCAGCGGCTGGCCGCCGACCCAGGCCCGCCAGGACGGATCGGCCCGCTCGGCAAGGACCAGGGTGCGCCCGGTGCCGTCAGCCGTGATCCGGCCCGCCGCGGTCACACCGGTGGAGGGCACGGTGGCCAGCACCGCGCCGGTCGCGTCGGTCACCTGGGCGCGCGCGATCGAGGTGTCCGTGGATCCGTCGCCGAGATTGACGCGCCAGATCACGCCGCTGTCGTTCTCGGTGACCCGGTCCAGCCCGCGCACCGAGTCCAGCAGGGCGATCAGCCGGCTCCGTTCGGTCGGATCGGCGAGTACACCGCTCGCGTTGGCATCGACCGCAGGCACGACCACGACGGCGACGGCGTGGGTCGCCAGCGCCGTGGCCGCGTCGTTCGCCGTGCCGGTCGCGAGGGCGGCCACCAGTTCACCCAGGTCGGCATCCGCGGCATCGAGGACCTCCGGGTCGGCGAGATCGTCTGCGGACTCCACCCGCACCAGGCCCCCGAGTGCGACCGCGGTGGCGGTCTCGGTCAGTTGTGGCCCGTCGCCACGCCAGAGCTGGGCGTCCAGTTCGTCCTCGGTGGGGGTCAGCGCGAGCACCCGGGCGCCCTGCGGCGGTCGTTGCACCTCCAGGCCGAGGGCTGGCACCGGTTCGGCAGTGCGCGCGGCGATCTGCACGAGTCCGGTGGGTTCGGCGCCGCTGCGCTCGGCCAGCACCCGGGTGGTCCAGAGGGTCGCCGAGCACACCAGCCCGGCCACCACGACGACCGTCGCGACCACTGCGGCGGGTTGGCGCCAGCCGAAACTCACCTGACCAAGACTGCCCTTGAGACCGTCGGCGGCGGCGAGCGTGGCGGCGAGCAACCCGAGCAGCACGAGGGAGGTGCCCGGACCCGCCCAGCCCTGCACCACGACGTCAGTGTCGGCGCCGAGCGCCCGACCGATCGCCACCGGTACCCGGACCGAGACGGCCGCGGTGAGCACCCCGACGGCGACCAGGAGCCAGGCGATCCGGATGGCGCGGGCCCGGCCAGCGCCCCGGAACAGGGCGAGGACCGCCGCCGCGAGCACTGTTCCGGACGCGATCAGCGGCAGCACGGTCGCGGCGGTGCCGTCCAGGAACGGCACACTGGTCGGCGACGCGGGCCAAGCGAGCAGGGTGAGCCACGCGGGCCCCGGGTCTGACGCGAACGCGACCCCGGGGTCGGCGAAGATGAGGCGCCATCCGCCGTCGCCGGCCGTGGCAAGCGCGTGGGAGAGCAACGGCCCGAGTACCACCAGGGCAGGCAGTGCCACGAACACCAGGCGCTTGCGGCCGACGGCGAGCCGCTTGCGGCGGCCCAGTGCGAGCGCGAGCAGGGCGAGCGCGAGGATACCTGCGGGCAGCAGCACCGGTGCGCCCGCGCACGCGACCGTGAATGCGAGCCCCGCCGCGGCGGCGGCGCCGAGCGACCCGATGTTGGAGGTCCGGGTGATCACCGTGGCGGCCTCGGGCTCGTCGTCCGGCACGTAGTCACCGCTGGTGTTCGACACGATCACCGGCAGGTCGTCGGAGTCCCAGTCGTCGAGCCGGGAACTCGAGGGCCGGGCGGGCCCGTCGGTGGACGACCCCGCCTCGCTCGTCACATCGGAGTCGTCCTCCGCCGTCGCCGATCGATCGGTCGGTCCGTCGGGGGCGGATGCCCTTTCCGTGGCCGTGCTGTCCTCGGCACCGTCGGCCTCGGTCGCGGGCCCGGCGTCCTCGGCGGGTTCGGCCCCCGGATCGGCGACCTCGGGATCCGCGAGGGCCGCTAGCCGGGCGCGCTTCGCCTCCCCGGACAGGACGCCGTCACGTTCGCTCGAGCGAGGCGACACCCGCTGCGCGCCGACCATGCCCGAGATGACCACGTCCCGGCGGTCCAGGCCGAGCGCCCGCATCACGCCGAGGGCAACGAACGGCAGGGCCAGGTGGGCGATCACCGCACCGAGGCGAC
Coding sequences within:
- a CDS encoding glycosyltransferase, with the protein product MKATAAETHSAHTWNTLAVVVGAADSPYLPTTLAALAAQTTAPEHLLIAALGQKPRESELRQLATDAGLPPEDVTVVPVPGARTFGAAVRRALTEGGFDPVADDASDGRTRRWLWLLHDDSAPEPVALAELLGAVEGSRAIAIAGAKQVDWDEPDRLISVGVSATFDGQRFTGIEDGEIDQGQHDGREDVYAVGTAGMLIDATLWRALRGPDPALGPFLDGRDLSRRARLAGHRVVVVPRAVVRHARSGYFGLREVDGSRTEEPRAQEPRRSFRARRRAILHVRLTQVPAVLVPLVAIAAIVAAPVRAIWRVATKELELAGEEFLALGVLAHTRAVSAARRRGGATRKLPYRRLRPLQASWWDVWRLRRDRRRQAVAERRAARAPSELEMAERAAVALRRRLTLGTVLVVVVALSLLTMAPVAFSGALTGGALLPVDGTFAQVWDAALAPWIGTGDGHPGPPDPFLGLLGLLSLVTGGPLGTPMRISIAALLVAAMPLAALGGWFAAGTASRSVLLRAWAALAWALGPPLLLALGHGRLGAVIAHLALPFVALGVMRALGLDRRDVVISGMVGAQRVSPRSSERDGVLSGEAKRARLAALADPEVADPGAEPAEDAGPATEADGAEDSTATERASAPDGPTDRSATAEDDSDVTSEAGSSTDGPARPSSSRLDDWDSDDLPVIVSNTSGDYVPDDEPEAATVITRTSNIGSLGAAAAAGLAFTVACAGAPVLLPAGILALALLALALGRRKRLAVGRKRLVFVALPALVVLGPLLSHALATAGDGGWRLIFADPGVAFASDPGPAWLTLLAWPASPTSVPFLDGTAATVLPLIASGTVLAAAVLALFRGAGRARAIRIAWLLVAVGVLTAAVSVRVPVAIGRALGADTDVVVQGWAGPGTSLVLLGLLAATLAAADGLKGSLGQVSFGWRQPAAVVATVVVVAGLVCSATLWTTRVLAERSGAEPTGLVQIAARTAEPVPALGLEVQRPPQGARVLALTPTEDELDAQLWRGDGPQLTETATAVALGGLVRVESADDLADPEVLDAADADLGELVAALATGTANDAATALATHAVAVVVVPAVDANASGVLADPTERSRLIALLDSVRGLDRVTENDSGVIWRVNLGDGSTDTSIARAQVTDATGAVLATVPSTGVTAAGRITADGTGRTLVLAERADPSWRAWVGGQPLRSVDAGWRQAFSIPDGAVGTIEVRYEHALHMPWRVVTIVVLGLTVLLALPTRRRRLEDT